Part of the Panicum virgatum strain AP13 chromosome 4N, P.virgatum_v5, whole genome shotgun sequence genome is shown below.
ggtacccgaaattattacgggtagtttgggtattgggccacggtacccaaattacccgaactacccgaaatcAGCCCACTCAagtctatttttttatttttggccCAGCGGCCCAGCCCACCAGCCCACCGCTCCTAACCCCAGCGAGCAGCGCCCCAGGCCCCAGGCCCCAGCCTCCAGACGCGGAGCCGCCCAGACGGCCAGACCCCCtagcgccccgccgccaccagaCCCCAGCGccccaccggcgccgccccgcccccaccccccagtacgcccgcgccgccgccgccgcccccaggcCTCCagtacgccgcgccgccgccgccactccgtgAGCGCGAGCTTCAGGGTCCGTCTTTCCCGCTCGCCCACCCCGCCTCCATCCACCGGCCccgcctccgtcgagctccgtcggccccgcgcccccgccggcgacctcgtctGTTGGCTCCGCCTTGCCCCCGTCGCGCTCCCCTGCTTGCGGACCGCGAGCTCTGCCGACCCcgcgcctcgccggcgacctcgcccaTCGGCTCCTCCTCAGCCCCGCCGCGCTCCCTTGCCCACGGATTGCGAGCTCCGCTGGCCCCGCGCCCCCACCGGCGACCTCGTCCGCTGGCTctgcctcgcccccgccgcgttCTCCTGCTCGcggaccgcgagctccgccggtcCCGCGCCCCGCCGTGTTCCCCTGCTCGCGGACCTCGAGCTTCGCCGGACTTGCGCCCCGCCGGTGATCTCGtccgccggctccgcctcgcccccgccgcgagCTTCATCTTCAGCAATACAGGgtgggtggaggtggccaaTGCGCCTCCCTGCTCCCTGCTCGCCAGCCAagaggcaggcggcggcgcggggggagGTGGCCGCGCGCCTCCCTGCTCGGGCTGCCGGAGGGAGATGGGTGGGGGAGGGCCCAGTGGTCAGTGGGAGGAGggctcccttctctctctctctctccacctcACGTCCCCGCCGGTCCCGAGTGGCGAGTGCCGCGGCGCCACCCTCGCCACCCGCAGCTGCGCATCGATCTGGGGGAGAGAAGGAGCACCGGCGCCTTGCAGTTGCAAATCGGAGGACCTCGGGTATATCGGgtatacccgaacccgaacccgaaattgCGGGTACCCGAATTGTCGGGTAGTGATTTTTCAGAGTTAAAATCGGGTAGCATTTTCTATTACCCGAATTTTGtattacccgaattacccgaccCGAAAAattcgggtaacccgaatgcCCAGTCCTGATGGTGTTGGTGGTGGAGtggagctgggccggccggctggaCGGGAGCGGCGGTCGCCTTGGGGGAGCGGTGCGGTTTGGCTCGGTTGGATCTGGACCTCTCGGCCCACGATTTGAGTCGGATTGTTGTGCAGTTATAAATTGATGGTTTTTTGTCTGTAAAAATAATAATTGAAAATGTGAACGTGTTTTTGATAAATAAGATcttgtttagttttcaaaaaaattctacagtactcatcatatcgaatcttcggacatgtgcatggagcattaaatacagttaaaaataactaattactcatacgagatgaatcttttaagtctaattagtccatggtTGAACATTAATtgttaaataacaacgaaacatgctacaataccaaaaccTTTCGCGAACTCCAAAAAGTAAGCAGCTTCTGCCGATGCTGTTATGATTTCGCTAGTTGCAGGAGAAGTAGTTGAAAAAAGAAGTATGGTGTTGCAGGAAAAAAGAGTAGTTGCAGGAAAAAGAATGGTGTTATCAGGCTTTCAGTTAATTTTGTTCTTAGTTTGACGGAACATCTTCTCGCTACAGTGTCTCATTTTAAGTAAAAATAAGTGAGTGCAGAGTCATTAAAAACCCTACCAGACTTTTTACCCCTTGTCCTTTGCAGTATGTATCTATATATACCTTAAACACTAAGGTAATTGCAATAGCTAAATACTACTAGCCCACTCATATAGACCATTTGGTCCAAATACCGCAACCACCGCAATCTGCTACTCTGATGATTTCTGCAAAAGAATATATTGCTCCAGCTAGAATAATAATAATACTAACGATTCAGTATTCCACCGTTAAACTGAAATACACCATGCATAAGCTGATGAGCGTCACAAGTCTTGCCAAACAAAGATAGTGGTATTGGGATAAAGAAACCAATGTTCCCTCTCAGAGAATGTAACATCAACTGTGATGATACAATGTTACTTCACAATCCAAACACAACACGGATATACTTCTGTCAGACCGGAGGTAACATGCCGGCATCAAAGCATCGGAAAGTGGCCTAAGAATTCTAGGGTGCTGATTTAGTCCATCCTGCCCTTCACCACATGTTCTCTCACTTCAGTCGGCGTTCTGCACCCACAAGCACGATACATAAGGTGATAATAAGCAAATAAAGTTCCCTGGTACAACGACTCCTAATTCCCTACTCTCTACTATCAATTTCTTTAGAGACATGGTGGATATCACTAAAGAGTCAAGCTAGTTTCTTAATGCATACTAAGTGGTAACAGAAAGTTCATTCCAGTGAACTTACATGATCAGCACGTAGCCTCCCCACCCGCTAAGGCAGTCACGATCAACTGATGACATCAGAGCTTGGGATACAGTCTCGAAGAGTTCGTCAGGTTCCTATGTTGAGAAAAAAAGGATGATGCCATTTCAATTTGCTCAAAATAAGAACATAACAAACTTAAGAAAAAGTACAGCCCAGAAAGGAACTTCATAAACATGGTAGACCCGAAACAAAAGTGAAAAATGTCATCTGCCATGTCTTCTTCTCAAGAAAACAGGCTGATCAAGCGTATCAAAGAGCATACCATGTTTGGCTTGTACATGGATTCGCAAGCACCATACAAAGATTCTGATGCTGTCCCAGAAACAACAAAATCCTTGGCTAGTTCCCTGCATAGGAAGATACATCTTCAATCAGTAAGCTAGAACACAGCACTGACAGAGGCAAAATGAGGGAGATGAACAAGAGTTATCAAATTTGGTGGACAAACAAATTATCATCAAGCACAGTTCCCCTGTTCCAAACATTGTTTTAGGATTATAGTTGGTCAAACACTCAAACTTCATTAATGTGAAACATCAATAAGTGCAAAGTTACATAGATTGACAAACAAATAATCGATGTTACTAGATTCACTGTACAAAATACTTTCATAGTATATAGCTTTCTGTAATTAAAATAGTACTACTATTAAATAATTGCAAGTCAAAGTGTCATATTATAGTATATGTCTTAAACAACTTACATTTGAAACCAGATGGAGTACATATGATTTGAGGAGCACGTTCCAATACTCAGATTATCAATAGATTTTTTTTGTCTGAAAATTTAGTGATCAACCATGTATTCGTTTACAATATACAGGTTGCATGCATGTGCACCAAGAGGAAGAATCAAATGAACAATATTGAACATTCAAAATTGTATCTTagcacagtttttttttttgctaactaACATGCTACATTATCTTCCCCTATTTATTGTGAAATCTGTTCCGCAGGCCAACAAGAACTTAAATTGGTGTATCAACACAGTAAAATTGATGCTTAAGCAAGGCGGAATTTTTCATTCCATGGCATTGAGAAATTTTCACATTCCTTTGGCGCCATGACTTTTTTTTGGAACTGGTTCGAACTTCTAGCATGGTTGTTAATGTTATTTTGAGGACAATAATTGCGAACTTTAAGGACAACTTCTACAAAAAGTGACATGAGATGATGAGACTCATTAGCCAAAAAAATTGATTTCACTAGTACCATAAAATGCAATTTTCCAAGCAGAAAATAAACCAAGATTCAAAAAGTTAAAACAACGTAAGCAGGTACCTACTTGGCACCAAGGCAGTCCATGGTACAAATAAACGGCTCGTTGTCATCTCCAAGTCCAGCAATGACTGGTTGGCAGAAATATGGCCCGAATCTGAAAATTTCATGTGGCATGACAAAAACTAGATGAATATTGCTAATTGCTATAAGTCAGTATCAATACTGCAACACAAGAGCTAATTTATGAGCAACTGCAAACTAAAGTGCTTCAAAAAACGGTGCATATCGATCAGAATCTTCATAAATATGAGCATACCTACCCTAGTTCCTTAGATAATGATTTAGTTTCATCTTCCTCCATTTAAGAAGAAAAAACTTTGCAACATATCATTCTAGTTGTAACAAGGCTCCTTTAAAATTGTCAATGAGGTTGGTTTATGTTCAGCTAATTCTGTACAAAATAAATAACTCATAGATTGACCATAACAAGCATACAGAGCACATATGAAGTACTCCCCTAGTGTAGCAGCAAGTCTAGAAGACAAAACAACATATCTAGCGTCAAAGTTCTGCATCCCCAAACACCATTACAGTATGGTGTTGAATATTCTGACCAATTACAAAACCTAATATCTTGAGCACAGAAAAGTATGTACTTATTTCTGGATCTAAATGAAACAATTAATGGTGGCAACACCGATGTATAGTTCATAGAAAGCACATTCAGCACAAAGCCACAAATGGGCAGTCCGTGCAACATACACTAGCGTAGCCGTAAACCTTTCATTGCATAACGGTCAGATCCCTAGGtgcaggagctgccggacaggaTCCAAGACCTGGCAgcaccaaaagaaaaaaaaaagcacctCACTGACGACCCTAAAAAAAATAGTTGCAGGATGCCAGTAGCCCTACAGGGGTAGTGGCAGTGGTTGCCGGCCCAGGTAATAGTGCAGCCCTATAGGGTGAAAATGGGGTTAGGGGCCTTTTATCGGTCAGTTGACTGAGAGCTTCTTCTTAGTGCAAATActgtggggcggtctttccccgcCGGCttagttttctaaaaaaattttagaCATATAAATTTATGAGAGCACAAAGCTTCACTTCCATCTGTTCCCAAAAATACATATCAACATTAAAATCATTGTACTTGTCTCCAGTAGACCTTCCTATGACCAAACACTCAAGCAGCATCGAAATATACTAACCGCCAGCATATCCAGTAAATTGTGCATCTATTGTCTCACGATCTGGCAGAGCATTAAAACAAAAACTACCAAGCAAGGTCTATCCAGTATTCTAAACAATTCCAACGAAATTGCGGTAGTAAAATTATCACCTCTTCTCGTAAAGGAGCGCAGAAACTAGGCTGGCGAAGGTCTCGGGCTTCATGTCCCTCTCCTCCCGCAGCTGATACAGCTTGTGCCTAAACACCAGCTTCTGGTACCTGCACAGGGACCCAAAACCCTAAGCCGCCGAACCAAAAAAACAACAACCCGTGGGGCGAGCAGGGGCCGAATCCGGGAGCCGCGACTCACAGCGTCTGGGCGTCGGTGGCAAGCCCCGAGAGGCCGACGTATAGCTTGTCGTGGATCTTGAACACCCGCTGGAAGTCGGTAGCGATGGTCTGCAGCTGCACGCCCAGACGCCGGTCGCTGGCGATCGCGAAGCAGTTCTTCCCCACCATCGCCATCACGGCGGACCCGTTGTACTCGAAGATCTGCAGAGGGCGGGGGTCGAAAACCCGTCAGGAATTCGAGATCCATAGGGAGGGGAGGAAGGCACGGGGGGCGCGGAAGTTGGAGGTACTCACCGACATGGCCGGAGCTGCGGCGAGGTCGCGGAGGGTTTGGATTGGTGCGTCGGTGTCGACGAGAGGAGCGGAGCAGGGTGGTAGTAGAGACGGAGCTGGGCTTTTTGATGGAGAGGCCGAGTTGGACTTCTTGGTGAGCAAGAAGGTCCGGCGACGCCGGAGCCGTCCGAGTCCGACCTCAGTTTGGGTGCGGTTTGTGCTCGGGGTCTATTCGAGTGATCCGAGTCGGCTACTAACGGTGTCTCTTAAATTCAAACTATCGAACTCGACTTCTTTTTAAACGAAAAAGTTATTTTTACCTCCATGACTATAGGACGAGTCCACGTTTCCTTCCTAGACCACAAAACCGTATATTCGTACTCATCGAACTCGCAATACCGGACATATCATCTCCTTGATTGGTTTCCTCAAGtggattttctccttttcttttatatttattttggttgaattttttaaaaaaatcatagtaaatcataaaatggaaaatttaattttgttagaTTTTATATGACTAGATCTATGTACTGAACATATGATATGATAtgatatactttagtacaaaattttttctgtaactttagatatatatttatttgtaattaaTTCAGAGCTAAAGTTTGTGTGGTCTAATTAtggtgaaaattttatggtgggctaattaTTACATTCTTGagctgtaataaaaatttcaaactcaTTGGATCATGCATGCTTGAGTTATAGATTTGTCTAGGTAAACATTTTGATCCAATGAGCATAAAATTTTATTACATATTAAGAATATAATAGTTAGACCACCATAAAATTTTAACCATAATTGGACCACACAAACTGCAGCTATGTATTCATtacagaaaaaatatatatctaaatctatagaaaaaaatttgtactaaaatatattatataatatattcaccGCATAGATCTAGTTacgtggagtccaacaaaatttgattttctattttataatttttatatgatttactatgatttttcaaatattcagccaaaaaaatataaaagaaaagaaggaaaaacacTTAGAGAAACCGGTTAAGGAGGTAATATGTCCGGTATTGCAAGTTCGAGGAGTCCAAATAGACGGTTTTGCGGTTTAGGAAGGAAACGCGAACTCGTCCAATAATCCAGGGAGGTAAAAATGACTTTTTCCTTTCTTAAACAGCATCTATTTGTGTTTGGCATCCATTTGTGTTTGCAGCAGGGTTGTAGATACGAGGAGTCAATGTAAGACCAATTTTTACATTATTAATGGAATATGCAAAAGCCATAAAAAGATAGGAAACATATAACATTTAAATATCCACCTACAACTAACTTCCTTACTGTCTAATATATGCAAGTTTTGTATAATTTCAATTACTCATATTTGACGGGCGACATATAAATGTAGTTTGTTTTAGAGTGTTATACAATTGGTATTCTATAtgattctcctttttttttgcgaatctATATGATTCTCCTTACTCTAAGAGCTCTACATAATTACTGGACATGTAACGTCTTTAGGAGTCTGCGATGCATTTAAAAACTCCCTTCACTTATAAAATTTCAATTGGGGAAGATCTATCTACTTTCTTTGTTTCAAC
Proteins encoded:
- the LOC120671270 gene encoding proteasome subunit beta type-3-like, with the translated sequence MSIFEYNGSAVMAMVGKNCFAIASDRRLGVQLQTIATDFQRVFKIHDKLYVGLSGLATDAQTLYQKLVFRHKLYQLREERDMKPETFASLVSALLYEKRFGPYFCQPVIAGLGDDNEPFICTMDCLGAKELAKDFVVSGTASESLYGACESMYKPNMEPDELFETVSQALMSSVDRDCLSGWGGYVLIITPTEVREHVVKGRMD